In Bacillus marinisedimentorum, a single window of DNA contains:
- a CDS encoding MFS transporter: MNILKKMIGGVDVNRDLILLLTIGGLYSISVALSNTFVNVYLWKQTGRFADIALYNLAIVILQPLTFILAGRWAKKIDRVVVLRLGVIFLSIFYITVLTFGEGASNFLVVLGGLLGVGFGFYWLAFNVLTFEITEPETRDFFNGFLGLLTSFAGMIGPIAAGFIISSMEQLTGYTVIFSISLGFFTGAVVLSFFLKRRSAKGNFSFRRIIEEQKYNKNWKNICIAHFFQGLREGTFVFVIVVWVFVTTQSELALGTFGLVQSSVAFVVYYLATRLIKPRHRKKAILAGGLLLYGAIFLILFHLSYTRLIVYAVLISIAYPVLLVPYMSLTYDVIGRSWSAAEMRVEYIVVRELYLNMGRVLSILLFLGAVTFFDSEKSIPILLSVIGVGHLIIYFFIRNIQLGNNDSRGREVPAIHSRKLVDGESGSTP, encoded by the coding sequence ATGAACATCTTGAAGAAAATGATCGGCGGGGTCGACGTTAATCGGGATTTGATCCTGTTATTGACGATCGGCGGGCTTTACTCGATAAGTGTGGCCCTTTCCAATACGTTTGTAAACGTTTATCTATGGAAGCAGACCGGTCGGTTTGCGGATATAGCGCTGTATAACCTGGCCATTGTCATCCTGCAGCCGCTCACGTTCATTCTGGCGGGACGATGGGCAAAAAAAATTGACCGTGTCGTTGTGTTAAGGCTTGGTGTGATTTTTTTGTCCATTTTTTATATTACGGTTCTTACTTTTGGCGAGGGGGCTTCCAACTTTCTGGTTGTACTGGGAGGACTGCTCGGTGTTGGGTTCGGATTTTACTGGTTGGCCTTTAATGTTCTTACATTTGAAATAACAGAGCCTGAGACAAGGGACTTTTTTAACGGCTTTTTAGGATTGTTAACATCCTTTGCCGGTATGATTGGACCTATTGCTGCAGGCTTTATTATTTCCAGCATGGAGCAGCTGACTGGATACACCGTCATTTTCAGCATCTCACTCGGTTTTTTTACAGGGGCTGTCGTGTTAAGCTTTTTCCTTAAAAGGCGTTCTGCCAAAGGAAACTTTTCATTCAGACGTATCATCGAAGAGCAAAAGTATAATAAGAACTGGAAAAACATTTGCATCGCCCATTTTTTTCAAGGGCTGCGGGAAGGGACCTTTGTGTTTGTCATTGTTGTCTGGGTGTTCGTGACAACCCAGAGTGAACTGGCTCTGGGAACATTTGGGCTTGTCCAAAGTTCCGTTGCGTTTGTTGTCTATTATTTGGCGACACGGCTTATTAAACCGAGGCATCGGAAAAAAGCAATTCTCGCAGGTGGACTGTTATTGTACGGAGCAATCTTTTTGATTCTGTTTCATCTTAGCTACACGAGGCTTATTGTCTATGCGGTTCTCATTTCGATTGCATATCCGGTTCTCCTTGTCCCTTATATGTCTCTGACATATGACGTGATCGGGCGCAGCTGGAGTGCGGCTGAAATGAGGGTTGAATACATTGTCGTCCGTGAACTTTACCTGAACATGGGGCGGGTCCTTTCCATCCTTCTGTTTCTCGGTGCGGTCACCTTTTTTGACAGCGAAAAAAGCATTCCGATTTTGCTCAGTGTCATTGGTGTGGGACATCTGATCATTTACTTTTTCATCCGAAATATCCAGCTGGGCAACAATGACTCCAGAGGACGGGAAGTCCCTGCTATTCACAGCAGGAAACTGGTTGACGGAGAAAGCGGCTCGACACCTTGA
- a CDS encoding peptidoglycan D,D-transpeptidase FtsI family protein has translation MAINAQGKKMKKLPKRLNVLFFLVFAAFLMLIIRLGVIQIVYGEEYQKEMERTEKITVAEPAPRGKILDRSGNVVVDNKPLKAITYVRQQGVSQQDRLETAAKLAKYINVEPDSVTERDKKDYWILTRPEQAEQKVTAKERNGLNDDQIYKLTLDRISDEDLSKLTEQEQEIIAIKRTFDAGYPLTPQYVKNEGVTDQEYATVSSHLDELPGVQIATDWDRVYPYDETLETLIGNITNAEQGLPREELDSFLVKGYQRNDRVGISYLEKQYEGMLQGHKEKTRNVTNPAGEIVDTELIRSGKRGNDLVLATDMELQKKVEEIIESNLSEFKAKYPDENQLLDSAYVVMMDPNTGEVLSLAGKKMTRKDGRTVFQDYATGVVNNAYEVGSSIKGATVLTGYETGVIKPNSYLVDTPIKIKGTPIKKSYKTMGKINDITALQQSSNVFMFKIAMMMGGYDYQYGKSAPFKKPEAFDVMRNSFSRFGLGVKTGIDLPHESTGYRGSGSRIGNLMDLSIGQYDTYTTMQLAQYISTIANGGKRLKPILVNEIREPEKGASVYRASPHVLNTLEADLKQINRVKEGFRKVFQEKKGTAYQYFKDTDYRPAGKTGTAETTYYGSNKELFGTKTTNLSLVGFAPLEKPEVAFAVVVPYTTSQGHINGQIGREIMDAYFELKKQEDVSDSQ, from the coding sequence ATGGCAATAAACGCACAGGGAAAAAAAATGAAAAAACTTCCAAAGCGGTTAAATGTACTATTCTTTCTAGTCTTTGCCGCTTTTTTAATGCTGATTATACGGCTTGGTGTCATTCAAATCGTATATGGCGAAGAGTATCAAAAAGAAATGGAGAGAACAGAAAAAATCACCGTTGCGGAGCCGGCTCCCCGCGGAAAGATACTTGACCGTTCAGGTAATGTCGTTGTAGATAATAAGCCGCTGAAAGCAATAACGTATGTCAGGCAACAGGGTGTAAGTCAGCAGGATAGGCTGGAAACTGCGGCGAAACTTGCAAAGTATATTAATGTCGAGCCTGACAGTGTAACCGAACGTGACAAGAAGGATTATTGGATCCTTACCCGGCCTGAACAGGCTGAACAAAAAGTTACGGCAAAAGAACGGAACGGGCTGAACGACGATCAGATTTATAAGCTGACACTTGACCGCATTTCTGATGAAGACCTTTCCAAATTAACTGAACAGGAACAGGAAATCATAGCGATTAAAAGGACGTTTGATGCAGGTTACCCTCTGACACCGCAATACGTAAAAAATGAAGGGGTAACCGACCAGGAATACGCCACGGTATCATCTCACCTTGATGAACTTCCAGGTGTGCAAATCGCTACAGACTGGGATAGGGTCTATCCATATGATGAAACGCTGGAAACGTTAATCGGCAATATAACAAATGCCGAACAGGGGCTGCCCCGTGAAGAACTGGATTCTTTTCTTGTTAAAGGATACCAGCGGAATGACCGCGTCGGAATCAGTTACCTTGAAAAACAGTATGAAGGCATGCTCCAGGGGCACAAAGAAAAAACCCGCAATGTCACCAATCCTGCGGGGGAAATCGTCGATACAGAACTCATTCGTTCCGGTAAGCGGGGAAATGACCTTGTCTTGGCAACAGATATGGAATTGCAAAAGAAAGTTGAAGAAATCATTGAATCAAACTTAAGTGAATTTAAAGCGAAATATCCAGATGAGAACCAATTGCTTGATTCAGCCTATGTCGTCATGATGGACCCGAATACTGGGGAAGTGCTGTCGCTTGCAGGAAAGAAAATGACCAGGAAAGACGGGAGGACTGTCTTCCAGGATTATGCGACAGGGGTTGTCAATAATGCATACGAGGTCGGCTCGTCCATTAAAGGCGCGACGGTTCTGACGGGTTATGAAACGGGCGTCATCAAGCCCAATTCTTATCTGGTCGACACGCCGATAAAGATCAAAGGGACGCCGATCAAAAAATCTTATAAAACGATGGGGAAAATCAACGACATTACTGCCCTGCAGCAATCATCAAACGTGTTTATGTTTAAAATTGCGATGATGATGGGCGGTTATGATTACCAGTATGGCAAGAGTGCCCCTTTTAAAAAACCGGAGGCTTTTGATGTGATGCGGAATTCCTTCAGCCGTTTCGGTCTCGGGGTGAAAACGGGAATTGATTTACCGCACGAATCAACGGGCTACCGCGGTTCCGGAAGCAGGATCGGTAATCTGATGGACCTTTCAATTGGCCAATATGATACATACACGACAATGCAGCTGGCCCAGTACATCTCGACAATCGCGAATGGGGGAAAACGACTTAAACCGATTCTTGTTAATGAAATCAGGGAACCGGAAAAAGGCGCTTCCGTTTATCGCGCTTCACCGCATGTCCTGAATACGCTGGAGGCGGATCTAAAACAAATCAACCGTGTTAAAGAAGGGTTTCGAAAGGTGTTCCAAGAAAAGAAGGGAACGGCTTATCAATATTTTAAAGATACCGACTACCGTCCGGCGGGCAAAACCGGTACAGCAGAAACCACATATTATGGCTCAAACAAAGAATTGTTTGGCACTAAAACGACGAATCTGTCGCTTGTAGGTTTTGCCCCGCTTGAAAAACCGGAAGTCGCCTTTGCTGTAGTCGTTCCTTACACGACTTCACAGGGGCATATTAACGGGCAAATCGGACGTGAAATTATGGACGCATATTTTGAATTAAAGAAGCAGGAGGATGTTTCAGATTCTCAATAG
- a CDS encoding PstS family phosphate ABC transporter substrate-binding protein has translation MKSLKQILFFTIMAAVLVFASACGNDGGTGNSGGGSGEELSGNVKIAGSSTVYPIMLGLAEEYQAEQPEVNVTVDSIGSGGGFERATKGQIDFSNASRPIKDEEKKIAEENDVNLEEVILAYDGLTVAVSQQNDYVDSLTVDQLKEIFLADSGKTKWSDINPDWPDETIKIFAPGHDSGTFDYFNEVILEDKPMREDEGVTLSEDDNVLVRGIQNDPNAIGFFGYAYYYENQQTLKALGIDNGNGPVKPDMDTIQSGEYEPLSRPLFTYLNTSSLEKPEVKDFAKFVLENAGMMAEEVGYVPLPEDKYAEQKEKIKSLTAGE, from the coding sequence ATGAAGAGTCTTAAGCAAATCCTGTTCTTCACAATTATGGCAGCAGTACTTGTTTTTGCATCAGCATGCGGAAATGACGGAGGCACAGGCAATTCTGGTGGTGGAAGCGGAGAAGAGCTTTCAGGAAATGTTAAAATAGCCGGTTCATCCACCGTCTATCCAATCATGCTCGGGCTTGCCGAAGAATACCAGGCTGAACAGCCGGAGGTTAATGTGACTGTAGACTCAATTGGTTCGGGTGGAGGTTTCGAACGTGCTACGAAAGGTCAAATCGATTTCAGTAATGCTTCTCGCCCAATAAAAGATGAAGAAAAGAAAATCGCTGAAGAAAATGACGTTAACCTTGAAGAAGTCATTCTCGCATATGACGGATTGACAGTTGCTGTAAGCCAGCAAAACGATTATGTGGATTCTCTCACTGTTGATCAATTGAAAGAAATTTTTCTTGCTGACAGCGGAAAGACAAAATGGTCGGATATCAACCCGGATTGGCCGGATGAAACAATCAAGATATTTGCGCCTGGTCATGATTCAGGAACATTTGACTACTTCAATGAAGTGATTCTTGAAGATAAACCGATGCGTGAAGATGAAGGTGTAACCCTTTCTGAAGATGACAACGTTCTTGTGCGCGGCATCCAGAACGACCCGAATGCCATTGGATTTTTCGGATACGCATACTACTATGAAAACCAACAGACTTTAAAGGCGCTGGGCATTGACAACGGCAACGGCCCGGTTAAGCCTGATATGGATACAATCCAGAGCGGAGAATATGAGCCGCTTTCCCGTCCGCTGTTCACTTATCTCAATACATCATCTCTTGAGAAACCGGAAGTGAAAGACTTTGCGAAGTTCGTCCTCGAAAATGCAGGCATGATGGCTGAAGAGGTTGGATATGTTCCTCTTCCGGAAGATAAGTATGCGGAGCAAAAAGAAAAAATCAAGTCTCTGACGGCTGGTGAGTAA
- the pstC gene encoding phosphate ABC transporter permease subunit PstC — protein MALKKADDFSVREMIDKNKSSRSASNIIEKLVPKLLLLAAATSVLVTAGILYTLLSETFTFIREVNFIDFITGTRWNPWQESFGILSLISGTMLVTVIAMLVAIPVGLASAIFLSEYASDSTRRIIKPILEVLAGIPTIVYGFFALTFITPILRTIIPDLSFFNALSAGIVVGVMIIPMVASLCEDAMSSVPNSLREGALAMGATKLEVSLKIVLPAALSGIIASFVLAISRAIGETMIVSVAAGATPKFTFDATQSIQTMTGYIVQVATGDVAFGSTIYYSIYAVGMTLFLFTLIMNLLAQYITRRFREEY, from the coding sequence ATGGCTTTAAAAAAAGCTGATGACTTCTCCGTAAGAGAGATGATAGATAAAAATAAATCTTCGCGGAGCGCTTCCAATATCATTGAAAAGCTTGTTCCTAAATTGCTGCTTCTGGCTGCAGCCACTTCAGTCTTAGTCACAGCAGGCATTCTGTATACCTTGCTTTCCGAAACGTTTACATTTATCAGGGAAGTCAATTTCATCGATTTTATCACCGGAACAAGATGGAATCCTTGGCAGGAGTCATTCGGGATTCTATCATTGATTTCCGGAACAATGCTTGTAACAGTTATCGCAATGCTGGTTGCAATACCGGTTGGTCTTGCTTCGGCCATTTTCTTGAGTGAATATGCTTCAGATTCCACAAGGAGAATCATTAAGCCGATCCTGGAAGTGCTGGCAGGAATTCCTACAATCGTTTATGGTTTTTTTGCCCTTACCTTTATTACGCCGATACTCCGAACGATCATTCCGGACCTTTCTTTTTTTAATGCACTAAGTGCGGGGATTGTCGTTGGAGTCATGATCATCCCGATGGTCGCTTCTCTTTGCGAAGATGCGATGAGTTCGGTGCCAAATTCCCTGCGTGAGGGGGCACTGGCAATGGGTGCGACAAAGCTGGAGGTTTCTTTGAAAATTGTCCTTCCAGCCGCACTATCCGGCATCATCGCCTCATTTGTCCTGGCGATATCCCGCGCAATTGGGGAAACGATGATCGTATCGGTTGCTGCCGGCGCAACACCGAAATTCACTTTTGATGCAACCCAGTCCATTCAAACCATGACGGGCTATATCGTACAAGTTGCTACAGGTGATGTTGCATTCGGATCGACGATATATTACAGCATATACGCTGTAGGCATGACGCTTTTCCTATTTACCTTGATCATGAACTTACTGGCACAGTATATCACCCGCCGTTTCAGGGAGGAATACTAA
- the pstA gene encoding phosphate ABC transporter permease PstA, which produces MSLINHESVSKNMTGRIIKNRIGKAVFFIATSIGLIFLLLLAYRILTQGIGNLDMDFLNGFTSRRAENAGIKAGFFGSLWLMAVTAPVTLVLGVATAIYLEEYAKKNRLTRFIQVNLQNLAGVPSIVFGLLGLTIFVYIMRMGNIILAGGLTLALLVLPVIVVSSQEAIRSVPNQLREASYGMGATKWQTIRRIVLPAAIPGILTGAILALSRAIGETAPLILVGAATAIFTVPNDIFDPFTAMPIQIYSWTSMPNPDFQYVASAGIIVLLAVLLLMNSIAVLIRNKFSKRY; this is translated from the coding sequence ATGAGCTTAATCAATCATGAATCGGTCTCAAAAAATATGACCGGCAGAATTATAAAAAACAGGATTGGAAAAGCCGTGTTTTTCATCGCGACTTCAATCGGCTTGATTTTCTTGCTGTTATTGGCTTATCGGATATTGACTCAAGGAATTGGCAATCTCGATATGGATTTTTTAAATGGGTTCACATCCAGGAGGGCAGAAAATGCCGGCATCAAGGCTGGATTCTTCGGCTCCCTCTGGCTGATGGCGGTAACTGCTCCTGTTACACTGGTCTTGGGAGTGGCAACTGCAATTTATCTGGAAGAATATGCAAAAAAGAACAGACTGACACGATTCATCCAGGTGAATCTTCAAAACCTTGCCGGAGTCCCTTCTATTGTGTTCGGTCTTTTGGGCCTGACAATTTTTGTTTACATTATGAGAATGGGCAATATCATTCTTGCAGGCGGGCTTACCCTTGCCCTGCTTGTGCTGCCTGTCATCGTCGTATCTTCTCAGGAAGCAATCCGCTCAGTGCCGAACCAGCTCCGTGAAGCATCTTACGGAATGGGTGCGACAAAATGGCAGACGATCAGGAGAATCGTTTTACCTGCGGCCATACCGGGAATTCTTACAGGAGCAATACTGGCTCTTTCCCGGGCGATCGGTGAAACAGCCCCGCTGATTCTTGTTGGAGCAGCAACAGCCATTTTCACTGTTCCAAATGACATATTTGATCCATTCACAGCAATGCCGATCCAGATCTACAGCTGGACTTCAATGCCGAATCCGGACTTCCAATACGTTGCATCGGCTGGAATCATTGTTCTCTTAGCTGTGCTTCTGTTAATGAACTCGATCGCCGTACTCATACGGAATAAGTTTTCTAAGCGTTATTAA
- the phoU gene encoding phosphate signaling complex protein PhoU codes for MAVRETFETELSNLRSKMIELSKMAESALNKSVNALQQQDIDAALEVMDDDVFVDQLDEEINDLAILMIAKQQPVATDLRRIIVAIRISSDVERMADFAVNIAKSTIRIGKEPFIKPLEHIPQMAEITLEMLATAIEAFDKEDTALAKKLAEMDDRVDELYGQTIKELLSLAADTPEKIGQITQLAFIARYLERTGDHATNIGESILYLVKGKRYALNE; via the coding sequence ATGGCAGTACGAGAAACATTTGAAACAGAATTATCCAACCTGCGCTCAAAGATGATCGAACTATCAAAAATGGCGGAGAGCGCTTTGAATAAATCAGTCAATGCGCTTCAGCAGCAGGACATTGATGCTGCACTGGAAGTAATGGACGATGATGTGTTCGTCGACCAGCTTGATGAGGAAATCAATGACCTCGCGATTCTGATGATCGCCAAACAGCAGCCGGTCGCAACAGACTTGAGGAGAATCATTGTAGCCATCCGTATCTCATCCGACGTAGAAAGAATGGCGGATTTTGCCGTTAATATTGCAAAATCAACAATCAGGATCGGCAAAGAACCATTTATCAAGCCGCTTGAGCATATTCCTCAAATGGCAGAAATAACCCTTGAAATGCTTGCAACTGCGATTGAAGCATTCGATAAGGAAGATACGGCGCTGGCCAAGAAACTCGCCGAAATGGATGACAGGGTTGATGAACTGTATGGCCAGACCATCAAGGAACTGCTGTCCCTGGCTGCCGACACACCTGAGAAAATCGGGCAAATTACCCAGCTAGCCTTTATCGCCCGGTACCTCGAACGGACAGGAGACCACGCAACAAATATCGGTGAAAGCATTTTATATCTTGTAAAAGGTAAGCGATATGCACTGAATGAATAG
- a CDS encoding endolytic transglycosylase MltG, producing MQSILRSFAAGILASALVLAGVHYSGNLEAGDTKQPPLTMPDVQAFLKTQGMTAVSIKEWNEAKNLRSENGQTGGNGAEQAESESDPPERLYTLDISSGMTSRDIGDRLVNAGIIKNTETLDAYLREHDLATSIQIGTYSLSSKMSIAVIADIITGN from the coding sequence ATGCAGTCCATACTCCGCAGTTTTGCAGCAGGCATCCTCGCATCCGCACTGGTCCTGGCCGGCGTTCACTACTCCGGAAACCTCGAAGCAGGAGATACGAAGCAACCTCCGCTTACGATGCCGGATGTCCAAGCTTTTTTAAAAACACAGGGTATGACGGCCGTTTCCATAAAAGAATGGAATGAAGCAAAAAATCTCAGGAGCGAAAACGGGCAAACAGGCGGAAACGGAGCTGAACAGGCAGAGTCTGAAAGCGATCCTCCTGAACGCCTTTATACACTTGACATTTCATCCGGCATGACAAGCCGTGATATCGGAGACAGGCTGGTGAATGCGGGTATTATCAAAAACACTGAGACGCTGGATGCTTACCTTCGGGAACATGATCTGGCAACTTCCATACAAATTGGAACGTATTCACTTTCAAGCAAAATGAGTATAGCTGTAATCGCTGATATCATTACCGGCAATTAA
- the rpmG gene encoding 50S ribosomal protein L33, with the protein MRVKITLACTETGDRNYITTKNKRTNPERLELKKYSPRLKKYTLHRETK; encoded by the coding sequence ATGCGTGTAAAAATTACTCTCGCTTGCACAGAGACTGGTGATCGTAACTACATCACCACAAAAAATAAACGTACCAACCCTGAACGTCTTGAACTGAAAAAATACAGCCCGCGCCTGAAGAAGTACACTCTTCACCGCGAAACAAAGTAA
- a CDS encoding 5-formyltetrahydrofolate cyclo-ligase, with protein sequence MEQKEQLRKKAKEKLQQMDSAEKWNLEQGIYRNLFEQPEWEKADTIGVTISMPLELNTAPIIEKAWSEGKKVAVPKCLPEKKELQFRILTDFSELEVVYYGLKEPILERTERVHKNRIDLLIVPGLLFQQEGYRIGFGGGYYDRFLTDFAGRTASLAYSWQADSSFQAEDHDIPVDKVITENKVYDGLSS encoded by the coding sequence ATGGAGCAGAAAGAACAGTTGAGAAAAAAAGCGAAAGAAAAACTGCAACAGATGGACTCTGCCGAGAAATGGAACCTTGAACAGGGGATATACCGAAACCTGTTTGAGCAGCCCGAATGGGAAAAAGCTGATACGATAGGCGTCACGATTTCGATGCCGCTCGAATTGAATACGGCCCCAATCATCGAAAAAGCCTGGTCGGAAGGGAAAAAGGTTGCTGTTCCTAAATGTCTGCCCGAAAAGAAGGAATTGCAGTTCAGGATCCTTACAGATTTTTCAGAACTGGAAGTTGTATATTATGGGTTAAAAGAACCTATACTCGAACGTACAGAACGGGTACATAAAAACAGGATTGATTTGTTGATCGTCCCTGGTCTGCTTTTTCAACAGGAAGGCTACCGAATCGGGTTTGGCGGCGGATATTATGACCGCTTCTTAACAGACTTTGCCGGCAGGACCGCTTCACTTGCATACAGCTGGCAGGCAGATTCCTCATTTCAAGCGGAGGACCATGATATTCCGGTTGACAAGGTCATAACCGAGAACAAGGTTTACGATGGCCTTTCCAGTTAA
- a CDS encoding DUF92 domain-containing protein → MAFPVNGLAADIILILLIAALAYYGFKLRLLTLSGSAAAAAVGAAVYIGFGLSGLALLGFFFISSTLLGKVKDNRLVDEVTKKGSKRDAVQVLANGGPAALFAVAAVFSGTEYAPLLFSVSFAAAASDTWASEIGILSRKPPFHLLRFQQVTPGTSGAISAAGTAAAFSGAASTSLLAVLLFEGFSAYEWSVITISGFAGSLADTLLGGTVQVSYKCTTCGIETEKEMHCGKRTAWNSGYRFITNDAVNFISIMAACGVAYMIR, encoded by the coding sequence ATGGCCTTTCCAGTTAACGGTCTGGCAGCGGACATAATCTTGATACTTCTGATTGCTGCTCTCGCTTATTATGGGTTCAAGCTGCGGCTGTTGACGTTATCAGGTTCGGCAGCTGCAGCGGCTGTGGGAGCGGCGGTATACATTGGTTTTGGATTGAGCGGACTCGCTTTGCTCGGTTTCTTTTTCATTTCATCCACTCTTTTGGGGAAGGTGAAGGATAACCGGCTCGTCGATGAAGTCACAAAAAAAGGGAGCAAGAGAGATGCCGTCCAGGTGCTCGCAAATGGCGGGCCTGCTGCCTTGTTTGCCGTTGCAGCTGTTTTTTCCGGAACGGAATATGCTCCCCTTTTGTTTTCGGTATCTTTTGCCGCAGCAGCCAGCGATACGTGGGCATCTGAAATCGGCATATTAAGCCGGAAACCGCCTTTCCATCTATTGCGGTTTCAGCAGGTTACACCTGGGACCTCAGGTGCGATTTCAGCTGCAGGCACTGCAGCCGCTTTTTCGGGTGCAGCGTCAACCTCCCTCCTGGCAGTGCTACTGTTCGAGGGATTTTCAGCTTATGAATGGTCTGTGATTACTATTTCAGGATTTGCAGGCAGTCTTGCCGATACACTTCTTGGCGGCACGGTACAAGTTTCTTACAAATGCACAACCTGCGGTATTGAAACAGAAAAGGAAATGCATTGCGGCAAGCGGACGGCCTGGAACAGTGGATATCGGTTCATAACGAATGATGCCGTTAATTTTATTTCCATCATGGCTGCCTGCGGTGTTGCTTATATGATTCGTTGA
- a CDS encoding ThiF family adenylyltransferase, protein MMSQWERYSRQMLFKPIGEDGQRNLADAKVLIVGMGALGTAAANHLARAGVGFIRFADRDYVEKSNLQRQMLFDEEDVKAAMPKAEAARRKLMLLNSDIMLDARIGDVNADNVEELIAGIDLVIDGTDNFSTRFLLNDACFKHGIPFIYGGAVSSRGMFAALRPGKTPCLRCLMPEQQGGQTCDTVGVISPVVDMVSSYQVTETLKYLTGNEKHMRSGLLNFDIWYNQQFQISFGKSRSDCPVCSKKSYPALEPTEKETTTVLCGRETVQIQNHTNMDLNDWAERLAPVAQLKKTPFLLRAELNEGERLVLFPDGRVLVQGTEDITRAKTLYSRYIGL, encoded by the coding sequence ATGATGTCACAGTGGGAAAGATATTCAAGGCAAATGCTCTTCAAACCGATTGGCGAAGACGGACAGCGTAATTTGGCGGATGCGAAAGTGCTGATCGTCGGCATGGGGGCACTCGGCACCGCGGCCGCAAACCACTTGGCCAGGGCTGGAGTCGGATTTATACGCTTTGCAGATCGGGATTACGTAGAAAAATCAAATCTCCAGCGGCAAATGCTGTTTGACGAGGAAGATGTGAAAGCTGCTATGCCGAAAGCGGAAGCGGCCCGCAGAAAGCTTATGCTGCTAAATAGCGATATTATGCTGGACGCGCGCATCGGGGATGTGAATGCTGACAATGTCGAGGAATTAATCGCTGGCATCGACCTTGTCATTGACGGAACCGATAATTTCTCTACCCGGTTTCTGCTGAACGATGCCTGCTTCAAACACGGAATACCGTTCATTTACGGGGGGGCAGTAAGCTCCCGGGGAATGTTCGCGGCACTGCGGCCGGGTAAAACGCCATGTCTCCGCTGCCTTATGCCGGAACAGCAAGGCGGCCAGACATGCGATACGGTCGGTGTTATTTCCCCGGTGGTCGATATGGTCTCTTCTTATCAGGTCACGGAAACACTCAAATACTTGACCGGCAATGAGAAGCACATGCGCAGCGGCTTGCTTAATTTCGATATCTGGTATAACCAGCAGTTTCAGATTTCGTTCGGAAAATCACGAAGCGATTGCCCGGTTTGCTCCAAAAAAAGCTATCCGGCACTGGAACCAACAGAAAAAGAAACAACTACAGTGCTGTGCGGAAGAGAAACGGTGCAAATCCAAAATCATACCAATATGGACCTTAATGACTGGGCAGAGCGGCTTGCACCTGTGGCCCAATTGAAAAAGACTCCTTTCCTGCTGCGCGCAGAACTGAATGAGGGTGAACGGCTTGTTCTGTTTCCCGACGGCAGGGTACTCGTACAGGGAACAGAGGATATAACGCGGGCGAAAACGCTTTATTCACGGTATATCGGTTTATGA